A single genomic interval of Spirosoma linguale DSM 74 harbors:
- a CDS encoding hypothetical protein (KEGG: hypothetical protein), translating into MLRSFIFFTCSLLCVGPLLAQQTSKTARPKPYSFTKGLVALTGSRYGREAIYTDPLAYQLYTGTLQQPVEGAVFGKDEQGADIKWIAVTADSLNRLRLRGGFRGNAGAPAGPGVVAGNLRGGIGGGGGYTYLTYPSTREQIAVLDIKGNSNVYVNGELHMGDVYSMGYMHIPVKLRKGLNEFYVRGVMITASLSFPDKPAMLATDDPTLPSIRLGESNASLQGAVVVVNTSATPLNGLQLISKLAGKTYTTSLPVVPALSSRKVAFTFDGSGVTAKGAQPCELTLVQKGKSLDTGTISVEAVPAGASYSQTFISHIDGSLQYYAVTPQSSATTAPSALFLSVHGAGVEAIGQARAYKAKDWGNLVAATNRRPRGFNWEDWGRLDALEVLSIARNRFKPDPQHIYLTGHSMGGHGTWFLGATYPDKWAAIAPCAGYPTLKEYGSADGVIPETSNDPLEQMLLRAGNQSDVLKLTSNYKPLGVYVLHGDADRTVPVTYARQMRKLLGESQPDMSYYEYPGGSHWFGDESVDWKPLFDFFKWHRIAADSAVNDIDFITANPGISSAYRWAAIEQQIQPLLYSRMQLTRRGKAITGTTSNVALLKLALHDFAVNTPLTITLDGNPAIAYTTSRAQDTLFLRRENGKWQQAQRPDMAQKGPHRNGTFKDAFNNRMVFVYGTKGTKEENEWNWQKARYDAETWYYRGNGAIDILADTDYSLAKYTDRGVVLFGNATNNAAWKLLLADCPIQMERNRIRVGDQQWQGDDLGAYFVWPIKESATASVAVIGGTGVKGMRAASANQYFAGASGFPDFMIFGLDMVRLGSKGVRMAGFFDNAWKLIPEYTAVNSQKNSTE; encoded by the coding sequence ATGCTCAGATCGTTTATCTTTTTCACCTGTTCGTTGCTTTGCGTTGGTCCACTACTGGCCCAGCAAACTTCAAAAACAGCTCGCCCCAAGCCATATTCATTCACAAAAGGTCTCGTAGCCCTAACCGGCAGTCGTTACGGTCGGGAAGCCATCTACACCGACCCACTGGCTTATCAGTTGTACACTGGTACACTCCAACAGCCTGTCGAAGGCGCGGTATTTGGTAAAGATGAACAAGGGGCTGATATCAAATGGATTGCGGTAACGGCCGACAGTCTGAACCGACTCCGGTTGCGGGGTGGTTTTAGGGGTAATGCTGGCGCACCGGCTGGCCCCGGCGTGGTAGCCGGTAACCTCCGGGGAGGCATTGGCGGGGGTGGGGGCTATACCTACCTGACTTACCCATCGACCCGCGAACAGATTGCGGTACTTGATATAAAAGGTAACAGCAACGTATACGTTAATGGCGAACTGCACATGGGCGATGTGTACAGCATGGGCTATATGCATATTCCCGTTAAGCTCCGGAAAGGGCTGAATGAATTTTACGTTCGGGGCGTCATGATAACCGCCAGCCTGAGTTTCCCGGACAAGCCCGCTATGCTGGCTACCGACGATCCAACCCTGCCCAGTATTCGGTTAGGCGAGTCGAACGCGTCGCTTCAGGGAGCGGTGGTTGTGGTCAATACCTCAGCGACACCGCTGAATGGGCTGCAACTGATTAGTAAACTGGCTGGCAAAACATATACGACTTCGCTGCCCGTTGTTCCTGCCTTATCGAGCCGAAAAGTAGCTTTCACATTCGACGGGAGTGGCGTCACGGCGAAAGGTGCCCAGCCCTGCGAGTTAACGCTCGTTCAAAAAGGCAAGTCGCTCGATACCGGGACGATTTCGGTGGAAGCCGTTCCGGCCGGAGCATCATACAGCCAAACGTTCATTAGTCACATCGACGGGAGTTTACAATATTATGCCGTAACCCCCCAATCATCGGCGACGACCGCTCCTTCGGCTCTGTTCCTGTCGGTGCATGGTGCGGGTGTCGAAGCCATCGGACAGGCGCGGGCGTACAAAGCTAAAGACTGGGGAAATCTGGTAGCGGCTACCAACCGTCGGCCGCGCGGTTTCAACTGGGAAGACTGGGGCCGGTTAGATGCCCTGGAAGTATTGTCTATTGCCAGAAATCGGTTCAAGCCTGATCCGCAGCACATCTATCTGACCGGCCATTCCATGGGTGGGCACGGCACCTGGTTTCTGGGGGCTACTTACCCCGATAAATGGGCAGCCATAGCTCCCTGTGCAGGTTACCCGACGCTGAAAGAATACGGTTCTGCCGATGGGGTAATTCCGGAAACCAGTAACGACCCACTGGAACAGATGCTGTTACGGGCCGGTAACCAGAGCGACGTATTGAAACTGACAAGCAACTACAAGCCGCTGGGTGTGTACGTTCTGCACGGTGATGCCGACCGGACGGTTCCCGTAACTTACGCCCGGCAAATGCGGAAATTGCTTGGTGAGTCGCAGCCCGATATGAGTTATTATGAGTACCCCGGTGGAAGTCACTGGTTTGGTGACGAGAGCGTTGACTGGAAACCCCTATTCGATTTCTTCAAATGGCACCGGATTGCCGCCGACTCTGCGGTAAACGACATCGATTTTATTACGGCTAATCCGGGCATTTCGTCTGCATATCGGTGGGCGGCCATTGAGCAGCAGATACAACCATTGCTCTACAGCCGGATGCAGCTCACCCGCCGGGGAAAGGCCATTACTGGTACAACGTCGAACGTGGCCCTTCTGAAGCTGGCACTGCATGACTTTGCCGTAAACACACCACTGACAATAACACTGGATGGCAATCCGGCCATCGCCTATACGACTAGTCGTGCGCAGGATACGCTCTTCCTCCGTCGGGAAAACGGGAAGTGGCAACAGGCACAGCGTCCAGATATGGCCCAGAAAGGACCTCATCGGAATGGGACGTTTAAAGACGCCTTTAACAACCGGATGGTATTCGTGTACGGAACGAAGGGCACGAAAGAAGAGAACGAGTGGAATTGGCAGAAAGCACGCTACGATGCAGAAACCTGGTATTACCGGGGCAATGGGGCTATTGATATATTAGCTGATACCGATTACTCGCTGGCAAAATACACTGATCGGGGCGTTGTGCTGTTCGGAAACGCGACCAACAATGCTGCCTGGAAGTTACTACTGGCTGACTGCCCCATTCAGATGGAACGCAACCGTATTCGGGTTGGCGATCAGCAGTGGCAGGGCGACGATCTGGGCGCGTATTTCGTCTGGCCCATTAAAGAGTCGGCTACGGCATCGGTAGCGGTCATTGGTGGAACGGGAGTGAAAGGTATGCGGGCGGCTTCGGCTAACCAATACTTTGCCGGGGCCAGTGGCTTTCCCGACTTCATGATTTTCGGCCTGGATATGGTTCGTTTGGGCAGCAAGGGAGTCCGAATGGCGGGTTTCTTCGATAATGCCTGGAAACTGATTCCGGAGTACACAGCTGTAAACAGCCAGAAGAACAGTACTGAATAA
- a CDS encoding hypothetical protein (KEGG: hypothetical protein): MPSLRTGLLLVLFLAIASFSIAPHHKTGITSASPASLRLGPAPTGQQLARQYCGNCHLFPEPELLDKKTWVTGVLPTMALRLGLKLPGQDTLRPLAPEEEKAISQLHVYPETAVLSLADWEKIVRYYEQTAPEAPLPQKSHAPVINELPLFAAKEVAMGDKPVPQTTLLKYDKQSGQLYVGDAQHALYVLDKQLQLADTWWIDTPPTDIDFPKNAAPRLLTIGIFSPSDQQLGRLMTLERAAKPGAKPVDIRQLPRPVQFVTSDLNSDGKEDAVICGFGNNAGKLFWYDGFDPAKEHVLKAFPGARKVEINDFNHDGKPDILVLMAQAREEVSIFYNLGNGKFKEKVVLQFSPLFGSSYVELVDFNKDGFQDLLLTNGDNWDYSSVNKNFHGIRIYLNDRKDHFKEAWFYPIYGAAKAIARDFDKDGDLDIAAASFYTNLDQPEQGFIYFSNQGGLMFTPFSTPAGADGKWLTMEAADVDQDGDLDIVLGSYFHTVGEMTQLLFKGITSFPQLLVLENQGKKLR, translated from the coding sequence ATGCCATCTCTCAGAACCGGTTTGCTTCTTGTGCTTTTTCTGGCCATAGCTTCGTTTTCGATTGCTCCACACCATAAAACAGGCATTACCTCTGCCAGCCCTGCATCACTAAGACTTGGTCCGGCTCCCACTGGCCAGCAACTGGCGCGTCAATACTGTGGAAACTGCCACCTGTTTCCGGAACCAGAACTGCTGGACAAAAAAACCTGGGTTACGGGGGTGTTGCCTACTATGGCACTTCGCCTTGGCCTTAAACTACCTGGGCAAGACACCCTAAGGCCTTTAGCACCCGAAGAGGAAAAAGCTATTAGCCAACTCCATGTCTATCCCGAAACGGCAGTCTTGTCCCTGGCCGATTGGGAGAAAATCGTTCGTTATTATGAACAGACAGCCCCCGAGGCACCTCTACCACAAAAATCCCATGCACCCGTAATCAACGAACTGCCCCTTTTTGCGGCCAAAGAAGTGGCAATGGGCGATAAACCCGTGCCGCAAACAACGCTACTGAAATATGATAAACAAAGCGGGCAACTCTATGTAGGCGATGCCCAGCACGCCTTATACGTCCTCGACAAACAGCTTCAACTGGCCGATACGTGGTGGATCGACACCCCGCCAACGGATATTGACTTCCCAAAAAATGCAGCCCCAAGATTACTCACCATTGGTATATTCAGCCCGTCAGACCAGCAACTGGGTCGACTCATGACGCTTGAAAGGGCCGCTAAACCGGGCGCTAAGCCAGTTGATATTCGGCAATTACCACGCCCGGTACAGTTTGTGACCAGCGACCTGAACAGTGACGGTAAAGAGGATGCGGTTATCTGCGGATTCGGCAATAATGCCGGAAAACTATTCTGGTATGACGGTTTCGATCCGGCTAAAGAACATGTTTTGAAAGCTTTCCCCGGCGCAAGAAAGGTGGAAATTAACGATTTCAACCATGACGGCAAGCCCGACATTCTGGTTCTGATGGCCCAGGCGCGGGAAGAGGTCTCCATCTTTTATAATCTGGGAAACGGGAAATTTAAAGAAAAGGTCGTACTCCAATTCTCCCCGCTATTTGGCTCCAGTTACGTTGAACTGGTTGATTTCAATAAAGATGGTTTTCAGGACCTACTATTGACCAATGGCGATAACTGGGATTATTCGTCCGTCAATAAAAACTTCCACGGCATACGTATATATCTCAACGACCGGAAGGATCATTTTAAAGAAGCCTGGTTTTACCCCATCTATGGCGCGGCAAAGGCAATAGCCCGCGACTTCGATAAGGATGGCGACCTCGATATTGCCGCTGCTTCTTTCTACACCAATCTGGACCAGCCAGAACAGGGGTTCATCTACTTTTCTAATCAGGGCGGTCTGATGTTTACGCCCTTCAGTACGCCAGCGGGTGCCGACGGGAAATGGCTAACTATGGAAGCCGCCGATGTCGATCAGGATGGTGATTTGGATATTGTGCTGGGTTCTTACTTTCACACGGTTGGCGAAATGACTCAGTTGTTATTTAAAGGTATCACCTCTTTTCCACAACTGCTCGTGCTGGAAAACCAGGGGAAGAAACTACGCTGA
- a CDS encoding TonB-dependent receptor plug (PFAM: TonB-dependent receptor plug~KEGG: mxa:MXAN_4746 TonB-dependent receptor), with product MKSKLRRAIPGLLLFLGIWISAVASPVFAVDSEITGRVSDEKGNDVVGASVTIKGTNRGTNTDASGKYRIVVPNGSAVLVFSYIGYTKQEVTVGNRSVIDVKLEPGSAVLDEVVVTALGISKEARKVGYAVTTVSSEAFTKARETNVGNSLVGRVAGLTVKGTNGGPGSTSKILLRGMPSINSGGAPLIVINGVPMDNTQRGSAGEWGGADGGDGIGNLNPDDIETMTVLKGQSASALYGARSSNGVILITTKRGKKGDYAIEYNANLTADSPINFTDFQYEYGQGTGGVKPTTIAAAQQTGRQSWGAKLDGSQITQFDGKQYAYSAQKDNIKNFYRTGTNFTNTVSVTKGGDNGSFRLSLSNLDTKSILPNSGLGRKTFNLTADQNITSKLSVSLLANYIDEKITAKPQLSDGPMNANNGLFLATNIDQRILAPGYNTTTGREIIFSDDEYVTNPYFVTNQYVNDVSRKRLISMIATKYQFADWIYAQGRVGYDNGNDRIFRVTPYGTAYSQDAKGGLDEQSNAQTTELNIDGLISVSKAITPDFSIDAIVGGNIRKNNYEKIGIGGGPFVLPYLYSYNNVVNFNRSYGFSKSEVQSAYYSLDFSYKSFLNISTTGRYDAYSKLPSTARTIFTPSVTGAFIFSEFVKTPSLSFGKLRASYAVTSGEPADAYGTSVYYGVGSALNGVPTGNFSSSLPNLFLKPFTKSEVEVGLELKFFGNRLGFDLAYFDQKTHNEILPANYSPATGYTSGVVATGSTQNRGLEVLVTGTPVKTAKLAWNVSFNLTSVKNKILQTDANNNPLGLGSNRATLGNATTAFVVGESGPQIRAYDYKYASNGQIIVDASGLPVRGNLINMGTVLPTLFGGLNNEFSFGNFNLAFLVDYNYGNKILSATENYAYRRGLHKATLVGREGGITTGVVEGGAANTVSATAQNYYTALANNVTKISVVDGDFIKLRQLTFGYNIPASVLTKVPLIRAVNISFVARNLFYIMKKTTNIDPEATFGANLRYAGIEGTSLPSSRNYGVNLNIRFK from the coding sequence ATGAAGTCAAAATTACGTAGAGCCATTCCCGGGTTATTACTTTTTCTGGGCATATGGATTTCCGCTGTTGCATCACCTGTATTTGCTGTCGACAGTGAAATAACGGGCCGGGTTTCAGACGAGAAAGGAAATGACGTGGTTGGTGCCTCTGTCACCATCAAAGGTACCAATCGGGGTACTAATACAGATGCCAGTGGCAAGTATCGAATTGTCGTTCCAAATGGAAGTGCCGTACTTGTATTTTCATACATTGGCTACACCAAGCAGGAGGTTACCGTTGGTAACCGCTCCGTTATTGACGTGAAGCTGGAGCCAGGTAGCGCTGTACTCGACGAGGTCGTGGTAACGGCTTTAGGGATATCGAAAGAAGCCCGTAAGGTTGGTTATGCGGTTACGACGGTTAGTAGTGAAGCATTCACAAAAGCTCGCGAAACCAACGTTGGTAATTCGCTGGTTGGCCGGGTTGCCGGTTTGACCGTAAAGGGTACCAACGGTGGCCCCGGCAGCACATCTAAAATCCTGTTGCGGGGTATGCCCAGTATTAATTCGGGTGGTGCGCCATTGATCGTTATTAATGGTGTACCCATGGACAATACCCAACGGGGTAGCGCCGGCGAGTGGGGTGGTGCCGATGGTGGAGACGGTATCGGTAACCTGAACCCGGATGACATCGAAACAATGACGGTGCTGAAGGGACAATCTGCATCGGCCCTGTACGGTGCCCGATCATCTAATGGTGTTATTCTGATTACAACCAAACGCGGTAAGAAAGGTGATTATGCCATTGAATACAACGCAAACCTGACAGCTGATAGTCCGATTAACTTTACTGATTTTCAGTACGAGTACGGACAGGGAACAGGTGGCGTAAAACCCACTACCATTGCCGCTGCTCAGCAAACGGGTCGTCAGAGCTGGGGTGCTAAACTGGATGGCTCGCAAATCACCCAGTTTGATGGTAAGCAATATGCTTACTCGGCTCAAAAAGATAACATCAAAAATTTCTACCGGACAGGCACCAACTTCACCAATACAGTTTCGGTCACTAAAGGGGGGGATAACGGGTCATTCCGTTTGTCATTGTCTAACCTCGATACCAAGTCGATTCTACCGAACAGTGGTCTGGGCCGTAAAACGTTTAACCTGACGGCCGACCAGAACATCACCTCGAAACTAAGCGTGAGCCTGCTGGCAAACTACATCGACGAAAAGATTACGGCAAAGCCGCAGTTGAGTGATGGTCCAATGAATGCCAACAATGGTTTATTCCTGGCAACGAACATCGATCAGCGAATTCTGGCCCCGGGTTATAATACCACAACCGGACGTGAGATTATTTTTAGTGATGATGAGTACGTAACGAACCCGTACTTCGTAACCAATCAGTACGTGAACGACGTAAGCCGCAAGCGATTGATTTCGATGATTGCGACCAAGTATCAGTTTGCCGACTGGATTTACGCGCAGGGACGGGTTGGATACGATAACGGCAATGACCGGATTTTCCGGGTTACACCCTACGGAACGGCTTATTCGCAGGATGCCAAAGGTGGCCTGGACGAGCAGTCGAACGCCCAAACGACTGAATTGAACATCGACGGTTTGATTAGTGTTAGTAAGGCCATTACGCCCGACTTCTCTATTGATGCTATCGTGGGTGGTAACATCCGCAAAAATAACTATGAGAAAATCGGCATCGGCGGTGGGCCATTCGTTCTGCCTTACCTCTATAGCTACAATAACGTTGTAAACTTTAACCGGAGCTATGGCTTTTCCAAGTCTGAAGTTCAGTCGGCTTATTATAGCCTCGACTTTAGTTATAAAAGCTTCCTGAACATAAGCACAACGGGTCGCTACGATGCTTATTCGAAACTGCCCAGTACGGCACGAACAATTTTTACGCCGTCTGTAACGGGTGCTTTCATTTTCTCTGAGTTTGTTAAAACACCCAGCCTGAGCTTTGGTAAACTACGGGCGTCTTATGCAGTTACCAGTGGTGAACCAGCAGACGCCTATGGAACTAGTGTTTATTACGGGGTAGGAAGTGCGCTGAATGGTGTTCCTACTGGTAATTTTAGTTCCAGCTTGCCCAACTTGTTCCTCAAACCCTTTACCAAGAGCGAAGTTGAGGTTGGTTTAGAACTTAAGTTCTTCGGTAACCGGTTAGGATTCGATCTGGCCTATTTTGATCAGAAAACACATAACGAAATCCTGCCAGCTAACTACAGCCCGGCAACAGGGTATACGAGTGGGGTAGTGGCTACCGGTTCTACCCAGAACCGGGGTCTCGAAGTGCTGGTAACCGGCACGCCGGTGAAAACGGCTAAATTGGCCTGGAATGTTTCGTTTAACCTGACTTCGGTTAAAAACAAAATCCTCCAGACCGATGCCAATAACAATCCGCTGGGTTTGGGCTCAAACCGTGCTACACTGGGGAATGCGACTACTGCGTTTGTTGTGGGTGAGTCTGGTCCGCAGATCCGCGCGTATGATTACAAGTATGCCTCGAACGGACAAATCATTGTCGATGCATCCGGCCTGCCGGTTCGGGGTAACCTGATCAATATGGGTACGGTATTACCAACGCTCTTCGGTGGTTTAAATAACGAGTTCTCGTTCGGTAATTTCAACCTGGCGTTCCTGGTCGATTACAACTACGGTAACAAGATTCTTTCGGCTACCGAAAACTACGCCTACCGCCGTGGCCTGCATAAAGCGACTTTGGTGGGCCGTGAAGGAGGTATCACCACGGGTGTTGTAGAGGGCGGTGCTGCCAATACGGTTAGCGCCACCGCTCAGAATTACTACACGGCACTGGCCAACAACGTAACCAAAATCAGTGTGGTCGATGGCGATTTCATCAAATTGCGGCAGCTGACATTTGGCTACAACATACCTGCCAGCGTTTTGACAAAAGTGCCTCTGATTCGTGCGGTTAATATTTCTTTCGTGGCCCGGAACCTGTTCTATATCATGAAGAAAACAACCAATATTGATCCAGAAGCTACGTTTGGCGCTAACCTGCGTTACGCTGGTATTGAAGGAACGAGCCTTCCATCAAGTCGTAACTACGGGGTTAACCTAAACATCCGGTTCAAGTAA
- a CDS encoding hypothetical protein (KEGG: hypothetical protein), which produces MKKRLIALTLVIGSLQVSCTDNFDAINTDPTRASATIFDPNLLLPSTQFTHVSANAGYSGPILFQSMWVQIFASTSSGAANYYSNADKYVISSNTNSYLSSTWNGDYNAASYAYEMEQLTNGKPALANLNNIAKIMQVQCLATISDTYGDLPYSQALQAKATGVTLPVYDSQESAYKAMLAKLETATAALSPASLLPTNDAFPYKGDVAKWKKYGYSLMLKMAMRLTKADPTTAKTYAEKAVAGGVFTSVDDDAYVRADNANGYGNGNGGALSTLADIYQVRWSKTMIDYLKATNDPRLSVVAEVPADGLAANQSIAAGNTTPAVQLGLPNGYDLNGGATDISKSPGYPGGTGSGADVTPIGKYSRPTQVLRDRNAPLFVLTYAEVELLLAEAVTRGFAVGGTAAGHYKNGVVAGIQALSRYGAAATISSAVATAYADANPLVPANALKQINEQYWATTGLLLNFSEAWNNWKRSGFPVLTPVNYVGNFSNGTIPRRQPYPTGEATLNSANYSAAVSKLSGGDTWTSRVYWDK; this is translated from the coding sequence ATGAAAAAAAGACTGATAGCATTAACCCTTGTGATAGGGTCTTTACAGGTTTCGTGTACCGATAATTTTGACGCGATCAACACCGACCCAACCCGTGCTTCTGCGACTATATTCGATCCTAACCTGTTGTTGCCGAGCACCCAGTTTACCCACGTGAGTGCCAACGCTGGGTATAGTGGCCCTATCCTGTTTCAGAGTATGTGGGTGCAGATCTTTGCATCAACATCGTCCGGAGCGGCCAACTATTATTCCAATGCCGATAAGTACGTCATTTCGAGCAATACGAACTCGTATCTGAGCAGTACCTGGAATGGGGATTATAACGCGGCCAGCTATGCGTATGAAATGGAGCAGCTCACCAACGGCAAACCAGCCCTGGCTAACCTGAACAACATCGCTAAAATCATGCAGGTGCAATGTTTAGCAACTATTTCCGATACCTATGGCGATCTGCCTTATTCGCAGGCATTACAGGCTAAGGCAACAGGTGTAACATTGCCGGTTTACGACAGTCAGGAGAGTGCTTACAAAGCTATGCTGGCCAAACTCGAAACAGCTACGGCAGCGCTGAGCCCAGCTTCGTTGTTGCCAACCAATGATGCGTTTCCCTATAAAGGCGACGTTGCCAAATGGAAAAAATATGGTTATTCGCTCATGCTCAAAATGGCAATGCGCTTAACCAAGGCTGACCCCACAACGGCTAAAACCTACGCCGAGAAAGCTGTTGCCGGTGGTGTTTTCACCAGTGTTGATGATGATGCCTACGTTCGCGCCGATAACGCCAATGGCTATGGTAATGGTAATGGGGGTGCCCTGAGCACTCTGGCCGATATCTATCAGGTTCGCTGGAGCAAAACGATGATCGACTACCTGAAAGCAACGAACGATCCGCGTTTGAGCGTTGTCGCCGAAGTACCGGCAGACGGCCTGGCGGCTAACCAGTCGATTGCAGCGGGTAATACAACACCGGCGGTTCAATTGGGCTTACCCAATGGCTACGACCTGAACGGAGGTGCTACCGACATCAGCAAATCGCCGGGCTATCCGGGTGGAACAGGTTCGGGTGCCGATGTTACCCCAATCGGAAAATATTCGCGGCCTACGCAAGTCTTACGCGACCGGAATGCTCCACTGTTTGTCTTGACCTATGCTGAAGTTGAACTCCTGCTCGCCGAAGCGGTTACTCGGGGTTTCGCAGTTGGTGGTACGGCTGCCGGGCACTATAAAAATGGTGTGGTAGCGGGTATCCAGGCGCTGTCGCGTTATGGAGCAGCGGCTACGATCAGTTCGGCAGTGGCCACGGCCTATGCAGATGCCAACCCGCTGGTACCGGCTAACGCGCTGAAGCAGATCAATGAGCAATATTGGGCTACTACCGGGCTTTTGCTGAACTTCTCAGAAGCGTGGAATAACTGGAAGCGTTCGGGCTTCCCTGTCTTAACGCCCGTGAACTACGTTGGAAACTTCTCCAATGGTACAATTCCCCGTCGGCAGCCTTACCCAACGGGCGAGGCAACACTGAACTCCGCCAACTACAGCGCAGCTGTCAGCAAACTCTCTGGTGGCGACACTTGGACATCTCGTGTTTACTGGGATAAATAA